The following is a genomic window from Shewanella avicenniae.
TTGATGCATTCTATCTTGAATACGATACCGACCGCGCCGGTGATTTCGCGCCGTTGGCCAAACTCGCAGCGGGTAAAAAAGTGGTGCTCGGATTAATTACCTCAAAATCTGCCGAGTTGGAAACTGTCGATGAAGTCGTCGCCCGCATTCATGAAGCGGCGCAATACGTGCCACTGGAAAACTTATATCTGAGCACCCAATGCGGTTTCGCCTCCACCGAAGAGGGCAACAGCCTAACTGCGGAAGAGCAATGGGCCAAAATCGCGCTAGTAAAACAGGTCGCGGATAAAGTGTGGGGTTAAGCGCCGAGCCTTAAATTTTAAGCATAAAAAAACGCCTCTGGGGAGGCGTTTTTGCTTGCTGGGTTATCATTCACCGGAATGATCTATTTCTAACAATCTGTTACTTCAGATTATTTGGAAAATCATTTGGTAATTCGCTGGCCGGGCAGTTGATTACGTCTTCATTGTTTTCACCGCAATCACGTACAAAGGTGATGGTGGCAAATTCGTCGATCACTTCTGTTGGATAGGCTGGGCCTGCATCGCGGTAAGCGTTCATCAGTGGGATGTGATCGTTTTGGAAGCACACGGTTTTTTTCGGGTCGTTGATGATCCAACGTGGGAAGAAAATAGTGCCGTGGAATACTTTGTCGCCCAAGTTGATGATCAAGCTGACGTCTGTGCCGGTGGGTTCGGTCCAAGAAATCTTATATACGCTGTTGGCAACGCGTACTACATAGACATGTTGGTGTTTTACCCAACGGTTGCCTACGATGCCGCTATGAATGCGATAGTCGATGGTTTCAGCGTTCTTAACGTAAATTTCGTAGTTCCAGCCATTGTCATAGGTATATACCAGATGTTTGCCTACCAGACCGCTTAAATCATTTTTATCAAACATAATCTTTACCTCGTATGAGCTGTTCTTTTAACTTGTACTCAGCTTAATCATTTTATATTTTTATAAAAAACGTATTTTTTGAATCAAAAATATAAAGAAATTTTATATGTTTAAAACCAGTATTGAGCAGTGGCAATTGTTAGCAGCGGTGGTCGAGCATGGCAGTATCGCCAGTGCGGCGGAGTCTCATTACCGCAGCCAACCAGCAGTGAGTTATCAGTTAACCCAGTTACAACAACGACTTGGAGTGGAACTGCTTGAACTGCGAGGGCGGCGATTAGTGCTGACCGAGGCAGGTAAAGCGTTGCTCGAACAAGCCAAATTGCTGTTAGATGGCTTTCAAGATTTGGAACTGCGTGCAGAGGCTATTCGACATGGTCGCAAGTTGGTGGTGACCTTAGTCGTGGATAGTATGTTTCCGCAGTCTTGGCTCTTTGCTGGGTTAAAGGCGTTTCATCAGCGATTTAGTCAAACACAGGTACACGTCAAAGAGTCGATTAAGGATGAAGGTGTGGTGCAGCTGCAGCAGCAACAAGGGGACTTATATCTTATTAGTTTGCCGCCAACAGCGGCAGTAGAGAAGCAGTTGGTGATGGATGTGCAGTTTGTGTGTGTGGCACATCGGGAGCATCCGCTGTTGCAGTTACCTGCGGAGCTGCGACGTTCACAGTTGGCCAGTTATCCCATGATTCAAATCGTTGATAAGCAGAGTCAGCAGCTGTTGAATCATCATCCATCAGCGCAAGAGTGTTGGTATTTTACCTCGATTGACGCGGCGATTGGTGCGGTAGTCAATCAACTGGGGTTCGGCTGGTTGCCGCAGCAACAGGTTGCTCCGCTGTTGGCTGATGGCACTTTAGCCAGCATTGGTGTCAACAGCCGTACCACGCAGCTGTATTTTGTGCGGGGTGAACATAGCCGTCATGATGACTCGGTTAAGGCATTGAGTGAGGCATTACTCGCGCAGATTCACTCAAACGGGCGTTAAAAGATTTAGCAGCGGAGTTGTGTAGTTA
Proteins encoded in this region:
- a CDS encoding phenolic acid decarboxylase gives rise to the protein MFDKNDLSGLVGKHLVYTYDNGWNYEIYVKNAETIDYRIHSGIVGNRWVKHQHVYVVRVANSVYKISWTEPTGTDVSLIINLGDKVFHGTIFFPRWIINDPKKTVCFQNDHIPLMNAYRDAGPAYPTEVIDEFATITFVRDCGENNEDVINCPASELPNDFPNNLK
- a CDS encoding LysR family transcriptional regulator, with product MFKTSIEQWQLLAAVVEHGSIASAAESHYRSQPAVSYQLTQLQQRLGVELLELRGRRLVLTEAGKALLEQAKLLLDGFQDLELRAEAIRHGRKLVVTLVVDSMFPQSWLFAGLKAFHQRFSQTQVHVKESIKDEGVVQLQQQQGDLYLISLPPTAAVEKQLVMDVQFVCVAHREHPLLQLPAELRRSQLASYPMIQIVDKQSQQLLNHHPSAQECWYFTSIDAAIGAVVNQLGFGWLPQQQVAPLLADGTLASIGVNSRTTQLYFVRGEHSRHDDSVKALSEALLAQIHSNGR